The following coding sequences lie in one Arachis ipaensis cultivar K30076 chromosome B03, Araip1.1, whole genome shotgun sequence genomic window:
- the LOC107629825 gene encoding protein NUCLEAR FUSION DEFECTIVE 6, chloroplastic/mitochondrial isoform X5 has product MATAAARSIFRSSSAARCAFRAAAEAKSSRSTFFRMASNKPLSQSTRRIPVELSFCVESMMPLHTATASALMNSMLAISRHSCGWIPEDL; this is encoded by the exons ATGGCCACCGCCGCCGCCAGATCCATCTTCCGGTCATCCTCCGCAGCCCGCTGCGCCTTCCGCGCCGCGGCGGAAGCCAAATCCTCTCGCTCAACGTTCTTCCGCATGGCCTCCAATAAACCTCTCTCCCAATCCACTCGCAG GATCCCTGTTGAATTGAGTTTTTGTGTGGAATCGATGATGCCGCTCCACACTGCCACCGCCTCCGCTCTTATGAATTCAATGCTCGCAATTTCTCGCCACAGCTGCGGTTGGATTCCTGAAG ATCTGTGA
- the LOC107629825 gene encoding protein NUCLEAR FUSION DEFECTIVE 6, chloroplastic/mitochondrial isoform X3 has translation MATAAARSIFRSSSAARCAFRAAAEAKSSRSTFFRMASNKPLSQSTRRIPVELSFCVESMMPLHTATASALMNSMLAISRHSCGWIPEEGDGS, from the exons ATGGCCACCGCCGCCGCCAGATCCATCTTCCGGTCATCCTCCGCAGCCCGCTGCGCCTTCCGCGCCGCGGCGGAAGCCAAATCCTCTCGCTCAACGTTCTTCCGCATGGCCTCCAATAAACCTCTCTCCCAATCCACTCGCAG GATCCCTGTTGAATTGAGTTTTTGTGTGGAATCGATGATGCCGCTCCACACTGCCACCGCCTCCGCTCTTATGAATTCAATGCTCGCAATTTCTCGCCACAGCTGCGGTTGGATTCCTGAAG AAGGAGATGGGTCATGA
- the LOC107629825 gene encoding protein NUCLEAR FUSION DEFECTIVE 6, chloroplastic/mitochondrial isoform X1 — protein sequence MATAAARSIFRSSSAARCAFRAAAEAKSSRSTFFRMASNKPLSQSTRRIPVELSFCVESMMPLHTATASALMNSMLAISRHSCGWIPEDCNDDM from the exons ATGGCCACCGCCGCCGCCAGATCCATCTTCCGGTCATCCTCCGCAGCCCGCTGCGCCTTCCGCGCCGCGGCGGAAGCCAAATCCTCTCGCTCAACGTTCTTCCGCATGGCCTCCAATAAACCTCTCTCCCAATCCACTCGCAG GATCCCTGTTGAATTGAGTTTTTGTGTGGAATCGATGATGCCGCTCCACACTGCCACCGCCTCCGCTCTTATGAATTCAATGCTCGCAATTTCTCGCCACAGCTGCGGTTGGATTCCTGAAG ATTGCAATGATGATATGTGA
- the LOC107629825 gene encoding protein NUCLEAR FUSION DEFECTIVE 6, chloroplastic/mitochondrial isoform X2, protein MATAAARSIFRSSSAARCAFRAAAEAKSSRSTFFRMASNKPLSQSTRRIPVELSFCVESMMPLHTATASALMNSMLAISRHSCGWIPEGQMQTT, encoded by the exons ATGGCCACCGCCGCCGCCAGATCCATCTTCCGGTCATCCTCCGCAGCCCGCTGCGCCTTCCGCGCCGCGGCGGAAGCCAAATCCTCTCGCTCAACGTTCTTCCGCATGGCCTCCAATAAACCTCTCTCCCAATCCACTCGCAG GATCCCTGTTGAATTGAGTTTTTGTGTGGAATCGATGATGCCGCTCCACACTGCCACCGCCTCCGCTCTTATGAATTCAATGCTCGCAATTTCTCGCCACAGCTGCGGTTGGATTCCTGAAG GCCAAATGCAGACTACTTGA
- the LOC107629825 gene encoding protein NUCLEAR FUSION DEFECTIVE 6, chloroplastic/mitochondrial isoform X4, whose translation MATAAARSIFRSSSAARCAFRAAAEAKSSRSTFFRMASNKPLSQSTRRIPVELSFCVESMMPLHTATASALMNSMLAISRHSCGWIPEGS comes from the exons ATGGCCACCGCCGCCGCCAGATCCATCTTCCGGTCATCCTCCGCAGCCCGCTGCGCCTTCCGCGCCGCGGCGGAAGCCAAATCCTCTCGCTCAACGTTCTTCCGCATGGCCTCCAATAAACCTCTCTCCCAATCCACTCGCAG GATCCCTGTTGAATTGAGTTTTTGTGTGGAATCGATGATGCCGCTCCACACTGCCACCGCCTCCGCTCTTATGAATTCAATGCTCGCAATTTCTCGCCACAGCTGCGGTTGGATTCCTGAAG GTAGCTAA